The proteins below are encoded in one region of Candidatus Methylacidiphilales bacterium:
- the ugpC gene encoding sn-glycerol-3-phosphate ABC transporter ATP-binding protein UgpC, with amino-acid sequence MAKVVLEGVYKIYSGEQREPVVAVEDVNLTVEDREFMVFVGPSGCGKSTTLRMIAGLEEISKGKIWIGDRVVNDVAPKDRDIAMVFQNYALYPHMSVYENLAFGLRLRKLAENVIDERVREAAQILGLTDEMLRRRPKALSGGQRQRVALGRAIVRKPKVFLFDEPLSNLDAKMRVQMRTEISKLHQRLSATMIYVTHDQVEAMTMGDRITIMKHGRIQQIAEPMTLYREPANMFVAGFIGSPPMNFIYGRVIQHQGSLFFEAEDKALLLRLTEDQSARLHGHMGQKICMGIRPEHLSIDVDAGAPSLRGEVDLVESLGSENLIYLRVGKHSVIARISGSARPSEIGTLTLGVKMPQARFFSLAPEEPFFDQKKKQLDIENWQTACKLLV; translated from the coding sequence ATGGCCAAGGTTGTTTTAGAAGGCGTTTATAAAATTTATTCTGGGGAACAAAGAGAGCCTGTCGTCGCCGTAGAGGATGTAAATTTAACTGTCGAGGATCGGGAATTTATGGTCTTTGTCGGCCCCTCGGGCTGCGGAAAGTCCACTACATTAAGAATGATCGCCGGGCTAGAGGAGATTTCCAAAGGTAAGATCTGGATAGGTGATCGTGTGGTGAATGATGTGGCACCGAAAGATCGAGATATTGCAATGGTGTTTCAAAACTATGCGCTCTATCCACACATGTCGGTGTATGAGAATTTGGCTTTTGGTTTGCGATTGAGAAAACTTGCTGAGAATGTGATTGACGAGAGAGTCCGTGAAGCCGCTCAAATACTGGGTTTAACGGATGAGATGCTTCGTCGAAGGCCTAAAGCTTTGTCGGGTGGACAACGGCAACGGGTGGCTTTAGGTCGAGCCATCGTGCGCAAGCCTAAAGTCTTTCTTTTTGATGAACCTTTATCGAATTTGGACGCTAAGATGCGGGTGCAGATGCGCACGGAGATTTCAAAGCTTCACCAGAGGCTTTCTGCGACGATGATTTATGTGACGCATGACCAAGTAGAGGCCATGACGATGGGTGATCGTATTACGATTATGAAGCATGGAAGAATTCAGCAGATTGCTGAACCGATGACGTTATACCGAGAGCCTGCTAATATGTTTGTGGCCGGTTTCATCGGGAGTCCGCCGATGAATTTTATCTATGGTCGGGTTATTCAACATCAGGGTTCACTATTTTTTGAGGCTGAAGATAAGGCTTTACTGCTGCGATTGACTGAGGACCAATCTGCGCGTCTGCATGGTCATATGGGTCAAAAAATCTGCATGGGTATACGCCCAGAACATTTATCTATCGATGTGGATGCTGGGGCACCTTCACTGAGGGGAGAAGTTGACTTGGTTGAGTCATTGGGGTCGGAAAACCTGATTTATTTGCGGGTCGGGAAACATTCAGTGATCGCGCGCATCAGCGGATCTGCACGACCTTCGGAGATAGGCACATTAACTTTAGGGGTCAAAATGCCACAGGCGCGTTTCTTTAGTCTTGCACCAGAAGAGCCTTTTTTTGATCAAAAGAAAAAACAGCTTGATATTGAGAATTGGCAGACCGCTTGCAAACTACTTGTCTGA